A genome region from Methanobacterium subterraneum includes the following:
- a CDS encoding glycosyltransferase family 4 protein, producing MKICLISNLYPPNVLGGAEVSVKKVSEELVKKGHEVIVITTPFSENDVETINGVKIYQVKPLNIYHIYDHPNQSMLIKPLWHIIDLWNPYDERNIKNILKTETPDIVHIHNFKGVSLSSFSPAKSLGIPLVFTAHDYSLICMRANLLNSSGEICQTPSALCKIYNQVQKHLAKNKVDLLISPSQFVINKLKSNGLFKDVKSKKIPLGIELDNKEKFEKKYSTTNILYVGNLGEHKGVHVLLNAFKKINNMNIRLDIVGKGLCSEKLKLMSQNDNRIKFHDFLEGKELLKMYVHSNLTVVPSIWYDNSPMVIYESFSYGTPVIGSKIGGIPELIEDGFNGYLFEAGNVNELQQLLETLIDSPETLEKLEQGTYESVQKYTMEKHIEQLEKEYQKLAK from the coding sequence ATGAAGATTTGTTTAATATCAAATTTATATCCTCCTAATGTATTGGGCGGTGCTGAAGTAAGTGTGAAAAAAGTTTCAGAAGAATTAGTTAAAAAAGGGCACGAAGTAATTGTCATTACCACCCCTTTCAGTGAAAATGATGTGGAAACTATAAATGGCGTGAAAATTTACCAGGTAAAACCACTAAATATTTACCATATTTATGATCATCCTAATCAATCCATGTTAATTAAACCATTATGGCATATAATTGATTTATGGAATCCTTATGATGAAAGAAACATAAAAAATATATTAAAAACAGAAACCCCCGACATTGTTCATATTCATAACTTCAAAGGAGTATCTCTTTCTTCATTTTCGCCTGCTAAAAGTTTAGGGATTCCCCTGGTTTTCACTGCCCATGACTATTCTCTGATTTGCATGAGGGCCAATTTACTAAATAGTTCTGGAGAAATCTGCCAAACCCCATCGGCACTATGTAAGATTTACAACCAGGTTCAAAAACATCTGGCTAAGAACAAAGTAGACTTATTAATATCACCTTCACAATTCGTCATAAATAAATTAAAATCAAATGGCCTCTTTAAAGATGTTAAATCTAAAAAAATCCCCCTAGGAATTGAATTAGATAATAAAGAAAAATTTGAAAAAAAATACTCAACTACTAATATACTCTATGTGGGCAATTTAGGTGAACATAAAGGTGTGCATGTACTCTTAAATGCCTTTAAAAAGATTAATAATATGAATATACGCCTGGATATTGTTGGGAAAGGATTATGTAGTGAAAAATTAAAGTTAATGTCACAAAATGATAATCGAATTAAATTCCATGATTTCCTTGAGGGAAAAGAACTTCTAAAAATGTATGTACATTCTAATTTAACTGTGGTGCCATCTATATGGTACGATAACTCACCAATGGTTATTTATGAAAGTTTCAGCTACGGAACGCCTGTAATTGGTAGTAAAATTGGAGGAATTCCCGAGCTAATTGAAGATGGATTTAATGGTTACCTGTTTGAAGCAGGTAATGTGAATGAACTCCAGCAACTGTTAGAAACTTTAATTGATTCACCGGAAACCCTGGAAAAATTAGAACAAGGAACATACGAATCTGTGCAAAAGTATACCATGGAAAAGCACATTGAACAGCTAGAAAAAGAATATCAAAAACTTGCTAAATAA
- a CDS encoding glycosyltransferase encodes MKIAYVYDAAYPWVKGGAEKRIYDLALRMVQRGHEVHCYSWGWWWAEEEKEDIIFDGIHMHGVGEPKELYTDNRRSISEAILFSVRLIPKLWKENFDVVDCQGFPFFSCFPAKFHSIMGKSFLIITALEIWGDYWYTYLGFMGFFGKALEKIIYRLSDHIICISPKTEKNLQDIRRINRSMVIPPGINFNEIEQVPPKNEEWDLIFAGRLIKEKRVDLLIRSLSTVKKSNPDINCLIVGDGPEMENLKGLARDLDLLSNLKFMGFLENVSDLFGFMKAAKVLVLPSEREGFGMVVVEANACGLPVVVVEGTMNAAVDLVQEGVNGFITPSLKKDMELQINQALKERDKLKTKCIESARRYDWNEIVSNLECYYQKSLNE; translated from the coding sequence ATGAAGATTGCTTATGTCTACGATGCAGCCTATCCATGGGTTAAAGGAGGTGCTGAAAAAAGGATATATGATCTAGCTCTTAGAATGGTTCAACGGGGGCATGAGGTGCACTGCTATTCATGGGGATGGTGGTGGGCTGAAGAAGAAAAGGAGGATATTATCTTTGATGGCATTCACATGCACGGGGTAGGTGAACCTAAAGAACTTTACACCGATAACCGTAGATCAATTAGTGAAGCCATATTATTCTCGGTTAGATTAATACCCAAACTCTGGAAAGAAAATTTTGATGTTGTGGACTGTCAAGGTTTTCCTTTCTTCTCCTGTTTTCCCGCTAAATTTCATTCTATCATGGGTAAATCATTTTTAATTATCACTGCCCTGGAGATCTGGGGTGATTACTGGTATACTTACCTAGGATTCATGGGATTTTTTGGTAAAGCCTTGGAAAAGATAATTTACCGTCTCAGCGATCACATAATCTGCATATCCCCTAAAACTGAAAAGAACCTTCAAGATATTAGAAGAATTAACAGATCAATGGTAATTCCGCCGGGCATCAATTTCAATGAGATAGAACAGGTCCCCCCTAAAAATGAGGAATGGGATTTGATCTTCGCAGGCAGACTTATAAAGGAAAAACGAGTAGATTTACTAATTCGCAGTCTTTCCACTGTTAAAAAAAGCAATCCCGACATAAACTGCCTGATAGTTGGTGATGGTCCTGAAATGGAAAACCTCAAAGGGTTGGCCCGGGACCTGGATCTTTTAAGCAATTTAAAATTTATGGGATTCCTGGAAAATGTTTCAGATCTGTTTGGTTTCATGAAGGCTGCTAAGGTTTTGGTGCTTCCCTCAGAGAGGGAAGGTTTTGGCATGGTTGTAGTAGAAGCCAATGCATGTGGCCTTCCAGTGGTGGTTGTGGAAGGCACAATGAACGCTGCTGTTGATCTGGTACAGGAAGGGGTCAATGGATTTATAACACCCTCCCTTAAAAAAGATATGGAACTTCAAATAAATCAAGCCTTAAAAGAAAGGGATAAACTAAAGACAAAATGTATTGAGTCTGCCAGAAGATATGACTGGAATGAGATTGTGTCCAATCTAGAATGTTATTATCAAAAATCTCTAAATGAGTAA
- a CDS encoding glycosyltransferase family 2 protein, producing MKVSVVIPALNEEGIVGKTVRTVPIKKLNDIGLETEIVVVDNASTDNTSKEASEAGARVVLETNRGYGNAYLRGFKEATGDIMVMGDADGTYPFDEMVEFIQPILNGDAEFVMGSRLKGDIRPGAMPALHKYIGNPFLTWVLNILFQTGISDAHCGMRAMTREAWNKMNLKTTGMEFASEMVIEASRQKLRIAEIPITYYPREGESKLSSFSDGWRHLRFMMLYRPGPFLLIPGVIALIFGAALTLLVWFQGISRMHSLILGGILLLTGYQLLLSWLYFGAFGAAYGYSSSSGIKKKLMSYHSLEKELLLGVIFLLGGIILGLYVISNWSTGGFGALYQVQTTVVAMILSLLGIQTIFSGMFLSLLLLNKGD from the coding sequence ATGAAAGTTTCTGTTGTTATCCCCGCTCTAAATGAAGAAGGAATTGTGGGCAAAACTGTCCGAACAGTACCCATCAAAAAACTAAATGATATTGGACTTGAAACCGAAATAGTAGTTGTGGATAATGCATCTACTGATAATACCTCTAAAGAAGCTTCTGAAGCTGGAGCGAGGGTTGTTTTAGAAACCAATCGAGGCTATGGTAATGCTTACCTTCGCGGTTTTAAGGAAGCCACAGGCGATATAATGGTAATGGGGGATGCAGATGGAACTTATCCCTTTGATGAAATGGTTGAATTTATTCAACCAATTTTAAATGGTGATGCAGAGTTCGTAATGGGATCAAGATTAAAGGGAGATATACGTCCCGGTGCAATGCCTGCCCTTCACAAATACATTGGTAACCCCTTTCTCACCTGGGTTTTAAACATCCTTTTCCAAACTGGAATATCCGATGCCCACTGTGGTATGCGGGCCATGACCAGAGAAGCTTGGAATAAAATGAACTTAAAAACAACAGGTATGGAATTTGCTTCGGAAATGGTAATAGAAGCATCCCGCCAAAAATTAAGGATTGCTGAAATCCCTATTACCTATTATCCTCGTGAAGGTGAATCAAAACTCAGTTCATTTTCAGATGGATGGAGACATCTACGTTTTATGATGCTCTACAGGCCGGGACCATTCCTATTAATACCCGGAGTTATTGCTCTTATTTTTGGAGCTGCTCTAACCCTGCTGGTATGGTTCCAGGGAATATCAAGAATGCATTCCCTGATTCTGGGTGGTATTTTGTTGTTAACTGGATATCAGTTACTCCTTTCATGGCTTTACTTCGGAGCCTTTGGTGCTGCCTACGGTTATTCCAGTAGCTCGGGAATTAAGAAGAAATTGATGAGTTACCACTCATTAGAGAAAGAACTGCTTTTAGGAGTCATCTTTCTGTTAGGAGGAATAATTCTTGGACTTTATGTCATTTCCAACTGGAGCACTGGAGGATTTGGTGCACTATACCAGGTGCAAACCACAGTGGTGGCCATGATCCTCTCACTACTGGGGATCCAGACCATTTTTTCAGGAATGTTCTTAAGTTTACTGTTGTTAAATAAAGGGGATTAA
- a CDS encoding TIGR00304 family membrane protein, with the protein MIKGETIIFMGIAAVILGILLIFIGAAFLSSGKTEDDGDKVSTGGVILIGPIPIVFGNDKNMVSIAVLGAIIIMVLAYILFYRGSP; encoded by the coding sequence ATGATCAAAGGAGAAACCATTATTTTCATGGGTATTGCCGCTGTAATTCTCGGTATACTGCTTATCTTTATTGGTGCTGCTTTCCTATCCTCAGGTAAAACTGAAGATGATGGTGATAAGGTAAGTACCGGTGGTGTGATTTTAATCGGACCCATACCTATAGTCTTCGGCAATGATAAAAACATGGTTTCCATTGCAGTACTGGGTGCAATTATCATTATGGTATTAGCCTACATCCTCTTCTACCGGGGCAGTCCCTGA
- a CDS encoding RAD55 family ATPase, which yields MIVRIASGITGFDSLTTAGDDLGLGLGGIPENTVTLIYGPPEVGKSNFCYGFAYYGLTQDEPCLYLTTDMGINEISQNFKDMELVLDEYLENKMLYVVDAVSNDDESAPYDWHQSVSVRNPTDILVKVTSGARSISQKNPRLRGVIDSLTTILESNNEMLIVRVLKTYILRLKEAGATAVITYTEGSSDPRTEILIKSMVDNIIRLNGKKITIEAMKGIGRKEAHYQITERGIVIDGNDD from the coding sequence ATGATCGTTCGTATTGCTTCTGGAATAACTGGATTTGATAGTCTGACCACGGCTGGAGATGATCTTGGTTTGGGGTTAGGAGGAATCCCCGAGAATACAGTCACCCTTATTTATGGCCCTCCAGAGGTGGGCAAATCCAATTTTTGTTATGGTTTTGCTTACTATGGGTTAACACAGGATGAACCTTGCCTTTACCTGACTACAGATATGGGGATAAATGAAATTTCACAAAATTTTAAGGACATGGAACTAGTTTTAGATGAATATCTGGAAAATAAAATGTTATATGTTGTTGATGCTGTTTCTAATGACGATGAATCAGCCCCATATGATTGGCATCAGTCCGTTTCAGTCCGAAATCCTACTGATATATTGGTTAAGGTAACCAGTGGAGCACGTTCTATATCTCAAAAAAACCCTAGGTTAAGGGGAGTTATAGATTCTTTAACCACCATTTTAGAATCAAACAATGAAATGTTGATAGTAAGAGTCTTAAAGACCTATATTTTACGGTTAAAGGAAGCCGGGGCCACTGCTGTAATCACCTACACTGAAGGTTCATCTGATCCAAGAACAGAGATACTTATTAAATCAATGGTCGACAATATCATTAGATTAAATGGTAAAAAAATAACTATTGAAGCCATGAAAGGTATAGGTAGAAAAGAAGCTCATTACCAGATAACTGAAAGGGGAATTGTTATTGATGGTAATGATGATTAA
- a CDS encoding methyl-coenzyme M reductase family protein, which yields MYKILHFSGGVYKFDLLKEHVEDVGGLLIQERYFHKSRGSYFLSEEIQVIFIVPPNEVSSIELLAKEIKGEICEVEMEEPLKSDLISSLNIYNILCKAGGWITPDFIRMSKLYHSDNTYTSIRDNPYINGNSGPIDDNQHPDNLEQCLNLMLSLKVIEKKKKNDKIEYRIR from the coding sequence ATGTATAAAATATTACATTTCAGTGGAGGGGTTTACAAGTTCGATCTCCTGAAAGAGCATGTGGAAGATGTGGGAGGGTTATTAATCCAGGAAAGATATTTCCATAAGAGCAGAGGATCTTATTTTTTATCAGAAGAGATTCAAGTAATCTTCATCGTGCCACCCAATGAAGTGTCCAGTATTGAATTATTGGCCAAAGAAATTAAGGGGGAAATCTGTGAAGTGGAAATGGAGGAACCCTTGAAAAGTGATCTAATAAGTTCATTGAACATTTACAACATCCTGTGTAAAGCTGGGGGCTGGATTACCCCTGATTTTATTAGGATGTCAAAACTATACCATTCAGATAATACATACACCTCAATAAGAGATAACCCCTACATAAATGGAAATTCAGGACCTATTGATGATAATCAACATCCTGATAATCTGGAACAATGTTTAAATTTGATGCTTTCCCTTAAAGTCATAGAAAAAAAGAAAAAAAACGATAAAATTGAGTATCGTATAAGATAA
- a CDS encoding glycosyltransferase family 4 protein → MKILQTPIRFYPFIGGVENYVYYLSQELVKKGHQIRVLCANEPQSIPEELVEGIGVKRINYIGKIANTNITPGLPCAISKENFDIIHTHIPTPWSADWSYMASKFKDKPLVVTYHNDIIGNGAAHHIAKLYNNTALKLLLNHAAKIIITQPDYLQSSPYLKKYEDKIEVIPNGVDVNKFKPMSSTKEANSLFFLSLLDEFHQYKGLDYLLKALEIVKGEVNDVKLVVGGKGKLLDYYKKMANNLGLENNVEFHGFIPHEKIVEYYNKCSVFVLPSISSKQEGFGIVALEALSCETPVISTDIVGVSDDLKEVKAGIIIPPRDVEKLAQSIIELLTNPELSEKMGVNGRKLVKEKYTWLKIAEKAENLYEKVL, encoded by the coding sequence ATGAAGATACTGCAAACTCCAATCAGGTTTTATCCATTCATTGGAGGGGTTGAAAATTATGTTTATTATCTTTCCCAAGAATTGGTAAAAAAAGGACATCAAATAAGGGTTTTATGTGCTAATGAACCCCAATCAATACCGGAAGAACTAGTTGAGGGCATAGGGGTAAAGAGGATTAATTACATTGGGAAAATAGCCAACACTAATATAACACCAGGGTTACCATGTGCAATAAGTAAAGAAAATTTTGATATTATTCACACTCACATCCCCACTCCCTGGAGTGCTGACTGGAGTTATATGGCATCTAAATTTAAAGATAAACCATTGGTAGTTACTTATCATAATGATATCATTGGAAATGGGGCAGCCCACCATATAGCTAAATTATACAATAATACTGCCCTAAAATTATTATTAAACCATGCCGCAAAAATTATCATCACCCAACCTGATTATTTGCAGTCCTCACCCTATTTAAAGAAATATGAGGATAAAATTGAAGTAATACCCAACGGAGTGGATGTGAATAAATTCAAACCCATGAGTTCGACCAAGGAAGCTAATTCTTTATTTTTCCTAAGTCTTTTAGATGAATTCCACCAGTATAAAGGTTTAGATTATTTATTAAAAGCTTTAGAAATTGTTAAAGGAGAAGTAAATGATGTTAAATTGGTAGTGGGTGGAAAGGGAAAATTACTTGATTATTACAAAAAAATGGCAAATAATCTCGGGCTAGAAAATAATGTGGAATTCCATGGATTTATTCCCCACGAAAAAATAGTAGAATATTATAATAAATGTAGTGTCTTTGTTCTTCCATCCATTTCATCAAAACAGGAAGGTTTTGGAATTGTCGCCCTTGAGGCTCTCTCATGTGAAACTCCAGTAATAAGTACGGATATTGTAGGGGTTTCCGATGATTTAAAGGAGGTTAAAGCGGGAATAATAATTCCACCCAGGGATGTGGAGAAATTAGCACAATCCATTATCGAACTGTTAACCAACCCTGAATTGTCTGAAAAAATGGGAGTAAATGGAAGAAAACTGGTTAAAGAAAAATATACCTGGTTAAAAATTGCTGAAAAGGCTGAAAATCTTTATGAAAAGGTGCTTTAA
- a CDS encoding tetratricopeptide repeat protein — protein sequence MVDIATLQYENGDINDALGFLEKSVKIYHELGFAEDEAIILDLIGDVYIGTDDIPNALDYYNRSLKLCLSLNMPLKAEVTDKIKKYGEYLQINEDGVNKGKLGFDDESFLSPDVDVDYSIDYVNIGKKLDDIISLLDESAVYSTYQEFRNPMAQLEEAYEMAHSIGDENGEGAILLIMGDLSLKDEKTKKSLEFFKRSLNSYRKIGDMKGQAISKLMIGTALFLLGETEEGSDYLRKSMDIIKDLEDVNIEKAALALLKSIYGD from the coding sequence ATGGTGGATATTGCAACCCTTCAATACGAGAATGGAGATATAAATGATGCATTAGGATTTTTAGAAAAATCTGTGAAAATTTATCATGAGTTGGGGTTTGCTGAAGATGAAGCAATCATTTTAGATTTAATTGGGGATGTATACATTGGCACTGATGATATTCCAAATGCCCTTGATTATTATAATAGGTCTTTAAAACTTTGTTTATCTTTGAATATGCCATTAAAGGCAGAAGTTACTGATAAAATTAAAAAATATGGTGAATATCTTCAAATAAATGAAGATGGGGTAAATAAGGGAAAACTTGGTTTTGATGATGAATCATTTCTATCTCCTGATGTTGATGTGGATTATTCTATTGATTATGTAAATATTGGAAAAAAACTTGATGATATCATCAGCCTTCTGGATGAATCTGCTGTATACAGCACGTATCAGGAATTTAGAAACCCGATGGCTCAGTTAGAGGAAGCTTATGAAATGGCTCATAGTATTGGGGATGAGAATGGTGAGGGCGCTATACTTCTCATCATGGGGGACTTATCTCTAAAAGACGAAAAAACAAAAAAATCTCTGGAGTTTTTTAAAAGATCTTTGAATTCATATCGAAAAATAGGGGATATGAAAGGACAGGCCATATCTAAATTGATGATTGGCACTGCATTATTTTTATTGGGTGAAACAGAAGAAGGTTCTGATTATCTGCGTAAATCAATGGATATAATTAAAGATTTAGAAGATGTGAACATTGAAAAAGCTGCTTTAGCACTTTTAAAATCTATCTACGGCGATTAA
- a CDS encoding ATPase domain-containing protein, giving the protein MKKTHIPKLDDFLGGGVPPGSSVLFYADPGVECEAFGYQTLQGRLEEGDQGFIFTNVTEPSSIIYEFEKFGWDLEKSMNEGKAFFVDGSSYFIGAPVTGKYGIEDYSQIEEVVLKAIADVPDGLGVINNLSTLIDYMDDEETIRIINKWNQFAKEQDTILLYIFTEWDYEEDLIEKIKNSMDCLINLNTIEERVIIGQGFMVTGASWVTPSDNMVLFNIQRPGGVKIFIPKILVTGPFNAGKSSFVKNITTDSVSVDRMALGQVPTTIAMDIGHMEYKGFTADVFGTPGQERFDLILDVLSKEAVGAFILVDSTAPKTFPRAKEMMKKCKAEAIPRVIVANKQDLPDSLSPEEIRKVMNMGQNIPIIPVSLMRNEGIEEALDALLEILYR; this is encoded by the coding sequence ATGAAAAAAACTCACATTCCCAAATTGGATGATTTTCTGGGAGGTGGGGTACCTCCCGGATCATCGGTGTTATTCTATGCCGATCCAGGAGTTGAATGCGAGGCTTTTGGTTATCAAACCCTCCAGGGCAGACTGGAGGAGGGAGATCAGGGGTTTATATTCACCAACGTTACTGAACCTAGTTCTATAATTTATGAATTTGAGAAATTCGGATGGGATCTTGAAAAGAGTATGAATGAGGGAAAGGCATTCTTTGTAGATGGCAGCTCTTATTTCATTGGAGCTCCAGTAACTGGTAAATATGGGATAGAAGATTACTCCCAAATTGAAGAAGTTGTTCTAAAGGCTATCGCCGATGTTCCTGATGGTTTAGGAGTTATAAATAATCTTTCAACGCTCATCGATTATATGGATGATGAAGAGACAATTCGTATCATAAATAAATGGAACCAATTTGCTAAAGAGCAGGACACTATTTTACTCTATATATTTACGGAGTGGGATTATGAGGAGGATTTGATTGAAAAAATCAAGAACTCCATGGACTGTTTAATTAACCTTAACACCATTGAAGAAAGGGTTATTATTGGACAGGGCTTCATGGTTACCGGAGCTTCTTGGGTGACACCATCGGATAATATGGTTCTTTTTAATATTCAACGTCCTGGTGGAGTGAAGATATTCATTCCAAAAATCCTGGTCACTGGACCATTTAATGCCGGTAAATCAAGTTTTGTTAAAAATATCACCACAGATTCTGTTTCTGTAGATCGAATGGCCCTGGGTCAGGTTCCCACCACTATTGCCATGGATATTGGCCACATGGAATATAAAGGTTTTACTGCCGATGTTTTCGGAACACCAGGCCAGGAACGTTTCGACCTCATACTGGATGTATTATCCAAAGAGGCTGTGGGAGCATTTATACTGGTTGACTCCACCGCCCCCAAGACATTCCCTCGGGCCAAGGAAATGATGAAAAAATGTAAAGCTGAGGCCATACCTCGTGTTATAGTGGCTAATAAACAGGATCTCCCGGATTCACTTTCACCAGAAGAGATAAGAAAGGTTATGAATATGGGTCAGAACATACCTATAATTCCTGTGAGTTTAATGCGTAATGAAGGAATTGAAGAAGCACTGGATGCTCTTTTAGAAATATTGTATAGGTGA
- a CDS encoding roadblock/LC7 domain-containing protein, translated as MAKTKKEELDDVLTTLMQVGQIKACGIVSKEGLLINSRTPPDVDARIFSALCSTIMGAAEAASGQMTTGAVSQISVKTEKGTIILIPAGQKAILTALTETEAQLGLIFFEMESIAQEVIQIMGGM; from the coding sequence ATGGCTAAAACTAAAAAGGAAGAACTGGATGATGTCTTAACAACCCTTATGCAGGTGGGGCAGATAAAGGCATGTGGTATAGTTTCCAAAGAAGGACTGTTAATTAACTCCCGAACCCCTCCGGATGTTGATGCTAGAATTTTCTCTGCATTGTGTTCCACCATTATGGGAGCCGCAGAAGCCGCGTCTGGCCAGATGACTACCGGTGCAGTTAGTCAAATATCAGTTAAAACAGAAAAAGGAACAATAATTTTAATTCCAGCAGGTCAAAAGGCTATATTGACTGCCTTAACAGAAACAGAAGCCCAATTGGGATTGATATTCTTTGAAATGGAGTCAATTGCCCAGGAAGTAATCCAGATCATGGGTGGGATGTAG
- a CDS encoding RNA-binding protein, protein MKENQKIEKRENKSVILVKFENNEKFENNGFKEINPEIKGKKELKKVMEAMGIWFYIMESEFYDTVTVEMDEKPLPVIKQFRQTPTTAIKRIIPLDSVVSSASDDLITTILELASVKINKEESFTLRLSSNGSKLRGIKFPEKITSRICTELCNGLKLQYHDNLRYHDENTNWIIQIEELGENKGISICRPDEILMK, encoded by the coding sequence ATGAAAGAAAATCAGAAGATAGAAAAAAGAGAAAATAAGTCTGTTATACTGGTAAAATTTGAAAACAATGAGAAATTTGAAAACAATGGATTTAAAGAAATTAATCCAGAAATCAAAGGAAAAAAAGAGTTAAAAAAAGTGATGGAAGCTATGGGAATATGGTTTTATATTATGGAATCTGAGTTTTATGATACAGTTACTGTTGAAATGGATGAAAAACCATTGCCAGTCATAAAACAATTCAGGCAAACTCCAACTACGGCCATTAAAAGAATAATTCCCCTTGATTCTGTGGTATCATCAGCTAGTGATGATTTGATTACCACCATCCTAGAACTAGCATCAGTGAAAATAAATAAAGAAGAATCTTTCACACTAAGATTAAGTTCGAATGGAAGCAAATTAAGGGGTATAAAATTCCCAGAAAAAATCACCAGCAGAATATGCACGGAATTATGCAATGGATTAAAACTCCAATATCATGATAACCTCCGATATCATGATGAAAACACAAATTGGATAATCCAGATCGAAGAATTGGGCGAAAACAAAGGAATTTCAATTTGTAGGCCTGATGAGATTCTAATGAAATAG
- a CDS encoding RAD55 family ATPase, which translates to MSIESGIPGLDEFLASAGFTDGFPENTTTLIYGPPKVGKSIFCYQFAYHGMSINEPCLYVTADEGMKQLQQNMIDFGWFLQSFMDEELLYIIDSISSLSGVPIENTSTYTLSKINDPTDLMVKIGLGTRFVFKKSNEFRSVFDSLTTLFAFNPEPMVIRFLKTYLRRLKEAGATVIVTYTEGVTDERTEKTLKSIVDNLIMFDGNYMTYKSNLGFIGTVEYEITDQGLVLGKGEIL; encoded by the coding sequence ATGAGTATTGAATCAGGCATACCTGGATTGGATGAATTTTTGGCATCTGCAGGATTTACGGATGGTTTCCCGGAGAATACCACCACTTTAATATACGGACCGCCAAAGGTGGGTAAATCCATTTTTTGTTATCAGTTTGCTTATCATGGGATGAGTATTAATGAACCTTGTCTCTATGTTACGGCTGATGAGGGGATGAAACAATTACAACAAAACATGATCGATTTCGGATGGTTTTTGCAAAGTTTCATGGATGAAGAGCTTCTTTATATTATCGACTCAATATCTTCACTTTCTGGAGTCCCCATTGAAAATACTAGTACCTATACTTTATCCAAAATCAATGACCCCACAGATTTAATGGTTAAAATTGGCCTGGGGACTCGGTTTGTATTTAAAAAATCAAACGAATTTCGTTCTGTTTTTGACTCATTAACTACACTATTTGCCTTTAATCCCGAACCAATGGTTATCCGGTTTTTGAAGACATATCTGCGCAGGTTAAAGGAAGCCGGGGCAACAGTCATCGTCACTTATACTGAAGGAGTTACTGATGAACGCACTGAAAAAACCCTTAAGTCAATAGTTGATAATCTTATAATGTTTGATGGTAATTATATGACATATAAATCCAATTTAGGTTTTATAGGAACTGTTGAGTATGAAATCACTGATCAAGGTCTGGTTTTAGGTAAAGGGGAGATCCTGTGA